One Halobaculum sp. CBA1158 DNA segment encodes these proteins:
- a CDS encoding YbaK/EbsC family protein, with protein sequence MHASAARFAERVSEEYGFEADIEEFPDGTKTAADAAEAVGCSVSQIVKSIVLVADGEVIVVLTAGDNRVDTDALASELGVGSVRTGNPEEVKAATGWSIGGVPPFGHESDVATYLDESLLDRDRIWAAAGTPDAVFALSPDRLRSIADPEPTTAFE encoded by the coding sequence ATGCACGCCAGCGCCGCACGATTCGCCGAACGCGTCAGCGAGGAGTACGGGTTCGAGGCCGACATCGAGGAGTTCCCCGACGGGACGAAGACCGCCGCCGACGCCGCCGAGGCCGTCGGCTGTTCGGTCTCGCAGATCGTCAAGAGCATCGTCCTCGTCGCCGACGGCGAGGTGATCGTCGTGCTCACCGCCGGTGACAACCGCGTCGACACGGACGCGCTCGCCTCGGAACTGGGGGTGGGGTCGGTCCGAACCGGGAACCCCGAGGAAGTGAAAGCTGCGACCGGGTGGAGCATCGGCGGGGTCCCGCCCTTCGGACACGAGTCGGACGTGGCGACGTACCTCGACGAGTCGCTGCTCGACCGCGACCGTATCTGGGCCGCCGCGGGAACCCCGGACGCCGTGTTCGCGCTGTCTCCCGACCGGCTGCGCTCGATCGCGGACCCGGAGCCGACGACGGCGTTCGAGTGA
- a CDS encoding HalOD1 output domain-containing protein, with amino-acid sequence MSNEPASRGNFGEGRQLSNIILESVTEVTGTDPSRLPPLYHAVDPDALDRVFASDERTGERLGDGHVTFVYHDCVVTAHADGRVTVEPIDGG; translated from the coding sequence ATGTCAAACGAGCCAGCTAGTCGGGGAAACTTCGGGGAGGGCCGGCAGCTATCGAACATCATTCTCGAGTCCGTCACGGAGGTGACCGGGACCGACCCCTCCAGGCTTCCGCCGCTGTATCACGCTGTCGACCCCGACGCATTGGATCGGGTGTTCGCGAGTGACGAGCGAACCGGAGAGCGATTGGGCGACGGGCACGTCACGTTCGTCTATCACGACTGCGTCGTCACGGCCCACGCGGACGGTCGAGTGACCGTAGAACCGATCGACGGCGGTTAG
- the metG gene encoding methionine--tRNA ligase, with translation MSNKDTHAREAFPADAPAVVTCGLPYANGDLHIGHLRTYVGGDVYARALESLGQETAFVCGSDMHGTPVAVNAEKEDTSPEEFALAWHEQYEETFPRFDVDFDNYGHTHDATNTELTQEFVRTLEENGHVYEKEIKVAYDPEAEQSLPDRYVEGTCPYCGELARGDECDEGCGRHLEPGEIEEPRSTVTGNPAEYRDQMHKFFRVSEFEEYLSGFLDRLEGTANARNQPRGWLEDGLRDWCITRDMDWGINYPEIDGEGESDLVLYVWVDAPIEYVSSTKQYSERVGSDEYDWERAWREDGEVVHVIGRDIIQHHTVFWPAMLHGVDYVEPRAVMASGFMTLDGDGFSTSRNRAVWAREYLDEGFHPDLLRYYLATNGGFQQDVDFSWEKFRDRVNNELVGTVGNFLYRSLLFAHRNFEGTPEAEVSDEVEARIEEAIDDFAAGVNGYSVRAVGNATVELARFGNEYIQREEPWNLVGEDDEAAAQVIRDCVQIAKAIAVLFEPVAPDTSERLWTQLGEDGSVHDATTDAALEAPPRDFGAPEELYEKIEDERVEELNEKLESRVAEAAADDDAAEEAQDDRTETETDEVDADAQSAVSDLPPVADERIGFEEFQELDLRVGEIVDAEGIEGADELVRLTVDIGVEERQIVAGLKQLHDVDSLPGTRVVIVANLEKAELFGVESNGMVLAAGEDADLLTTHGDAPLGTKIR, from the coding sequence ATGAGCAACAAGGACACTCACGCGCGCGAGGCGTTCCCCGCGGACGCGCCGGCGGTGGTCACCTGCGGGTTGCCGTACGCCAACGGCGACCTCCACATCGGCCACCTCCGGACGTACGTCGGCGGCGACGTGTACGCGCGAGCGCTGGAATCGCTCGGCCAGGAGACCGCGTTCGTCTGCGGGTCCGACATGCACGGCACCCCCGTCGCGGTCAACGCCGAGAAGGAGGACACGTCGCCCGAGGAGTTCGCGCTCGCGTGGCACGAACAGTACGAGGAGACCTTCCCGCGGTTCGACGTCGACTTCGACAACTACGGCCACACGCACGACGCGACGAACACCGAACTCACGCAGGAGTTCGTCCGCACGCTGGAGGAGAACGGCCACGTCTACGAGAAGGAGATCAAGGTCGCGTACGACCCCGAGGCGGAGCAGTCGCTGCCGGACCGTTACGTCGAGGGGACCTGCCCGTACTGCGGCGAACTCGCCCGCGGCGACGAGTGCGACGAGGGCTGCGGTCGCCACCTCGAGCCCGGCGAGATCGAGGAGCCGCGCTCGACGGTGACCGGCAACCCCGCGGAGTACCGCGATCAGATGCACAAGTTCTTCCGCGTCTCGGAGTTCGAGGAGTACCTCTCGGGCTTTCTCGACCGACTCGAGGGGACCGCCAACGCGCGCAACCAGCCCCGCGGATGGCTGGAGGACGGCCTCCGCGACTGGTGTATCACCCGCGACATGGACTGGGGGATCAACTACCCCGAAATCGACGGCGAGGGCGAGAGCGACCTGGTCCTGTACGTCTGGGTCGACGCGCCGATCGAGTACGTCTCCTCGACGAAGCAGTACAGCGAGCGCGTCGGCAGCGACGAGTACGACTGGGAGCGTGCGTGGCGCGAGGACGGCGAAGTCGTCCACGTCATCGGCCGTGACATCATCCAGCACCACACCGTGTTCTGGCCCGCGATGCTCCACGGCGTCGACTACGTCGAGCCACGGGCGGTGATGGCGAGCGGCTTCATGACGCTCGACGGCGACGGCTTCTCCACCTCTCGCAACCGGGCGGTGTGGGCCCGCGAGTACCTCGACGAGGGCTTCCACCCGGACCTGCTGCGCTACTACCTCGCCACCAACGGCGGGTTCCAGCAGGACGTCGACTTCTCGTGGGAGAAGTTCCGCGACCGCGTCAACAACGAACTCGTCGGCACGGTCGGGAACTTCCTGTACCGCTCGCTGCTGTTCGCCCACCGCAACTTCGAGGGGACGCCCGAGGCCGAAGTCAGCGACGAGGTCGAGGCTCGCATCGAGGAGGCGATCGACGACTTCGCGGCCGGCGTCAACGGCTACTCCGTGCGCGCCGTCGGCAACGCGACCGTCGAACTGGCCCGCTTCGGCAACGAGTACATCCAGCGGGAGGAGCCGTGGAACCTCGTCGGCGAGGACGACGAGGCGGCCGCGCAGGTCATCCGCGACTGCGTCCAGATCGCCAAGGCGATCGCGGTCCTGTTCGAGCCGGTCGCGCCCGACACGAGCGAGCGACTGTGGACCCAACTCGGCGAGGACGGCTCGGTCCACGACGCGACGACCGACGCCGCGCTCGAGGCCCCGCCGCGCGACTTCGGCGCGCCCGAGGAACTCTACGAGAAGATCGAAGACGAGCGCGTCGAGGAACTCAACGAGAAGCTGGAGTCGCGCGTCGCCGAGGCCGCGGCCGACGACGACGCCGCCGAGGAAGCGCAGGACGACCGGACGGAAACCGAAACCGACGAGGTCGACGCGGACGCCCAGTCGGCCGTGAGCGACCTGCCCCCCGTGGCGGACGAGCGCATCGGCTTCGAGGAGTTCCAGGAACTCGACCTCCGCGTCGGCGAGATCGTCGACGCCGAGGGGATCGAGGGCGCGGACGAACTGGTTCGACTCACGGTGGACATCGGGGTCGAGGAACGCCAGATCGTCGCCGGCCTCAAACAGCTCCACGACGTCGACTCGCTGCCGGGCACCCGCGTCGTGATCGTCGCGAACCTGGAGAAAGCGGAGCTGTTCGGCGTCGAGTCGAACGGGATGGTGCTCGCGGCCGGCGAGGACGCGGACCTGCTCACAACCCACGGCGACGCGCCGCTGGGCACGAAGATCCGGTAG